A single Pseudoxanthomonas sp. DNA region contains:
- a CDS encoding alpha/beta hydrolase, translating to MALRLTRTRTVALLAAVLVCAVAAVWLWRDPMAPLRNGFALQGWWIGLSERHVVAGDHRWVYDESDADDPTAATVVMVHGFTGGKENWYPLAERLRGRYRLVIPDLPGWGESQRIAGADYGFRAQAARLADFLRAVRRDGSPVVLLGHSMGGGIVAITAADHPALVARVALIDAAGVRFADNAFGLEVLAGRNPFAVHDAASLQRYLDTVFHDRAAQPAIPWPASKAVIDWRIAQAPFEQQVLDRIGRSEERFLPGERAASIRQPALLLWCRQDRVIDHSAMALYAQTMPQAIQVSLDGCGHMSIMEKPDDVAAAVVLLIQQGTPR from the coding sequence ATGGCGTTGCGCCTGACCCGCACACGGACGGTCGCCTTGCTGGCGGCCGTTCTTGTTTGCGCGGTGGCAGCGGTCTGGCTGTGGCGCGACCCGATGGCGCCGCTGCGCAACGGCTTTGCGCTGCAGGGGTGGTGGATCGGCCTGTCGGAACGGCACGTCGTGGCGGGCGACCATCGCTGGGTCTACGACGAAAGCGATGCGGATGATCCCACCGCAGCGACCGTGGTGATGGTGCACGGCTTCACGGGCGGCAAGGAGAACTGGTATCCGCTGGCCGAACGGCTGCGCGGCCGCTACCGGCTCGTCATCCCCGACCTGCCGGGATGGGGCGAAAGCCAGCGCATCGCCGGGGCCGACTACGGTTTCCGCGCACAGGCCGCGAGACTGGCGGACTTCCTGCGTGCGGTCCGCCGCGATGGCAGTCCCGTCGTGCTGCTGGGGCATTCGATGGGCGGTGGCATCGTGGCCATCACGGCCGCCGACCACCCGGCGCTGGTCGCACGCGTGGCGCTGATCGACGCGGCGGGCGTGCGCTTCGCCGACAACGCCTTCGGCCTGGAGGTGCTGGCCGGACGCAATCCGTTCGCGGTGCATGACGCGGCCTCGCTGCAACGTTACCTGGACACCGTCTTCCACGATCGGGCGGCACAACCGGCGATTCCGTGGCCGGCGTCGAAGGCGGTGATCGACTGGCGCATCGCGCAGGCGCCGTTCGAGCAGCAGGTGCTGGACCGTATCGGACGCAGCGAGGAGCGCTTCCTGCCCGGCGAGCGCGCGGCATCGATCCGCCAGCCGGCGCTGCTGCTGTGGTGCCGGCAGGACCGCGTGATCGATCACAGCGCGATGGCGCTGTATGCACAGACGATGCCGCAGGCGATCCAGGTTTCACTGGACGGTTGCGGCCACATGTCCATCATGGAAAAACCCGACGACGTGGCGGCCGCGGTCGTCCTGTTGATCCAGCAAGGAACCCCCCGATGA